The following proteins come from a genomic window of Malus domestica chromosome 02, GDT2T_hap1:
- the LOC108174903 gene encoding rust resistance kinase Lr10-like, with amino-acid sequence MQKLIISSFCILILVFFKLVEASQYVCAKSNCSNDQSGAIHFPLNIRRTHHCGNSGLECNGRYEQQILIKLFVKDIDYKRQEIQVYSPSNCLLLKHVEIPNMPPSPFNVSVDDYMSNLTLFSCPTSFARRDTDVYQVPCLGDRGKRTYAIYSDYGFRTLFRNLQSCTKMYDVLSVPIPSEYYVLRFKWSIPNCRKCGEGKRCEWQNNEIKCIQWRKPSNTWKLVVTGGILGSLLLVLLMIAAYRVYSVDRKKKEIRLRIERFLEDYKALKPSRYSYADIKRITNQFKDKLGKGAYGTVFKGMLSSEFFIAVKVLNSSKGDGEEFVNEVRTMGHIHHVNVARLVGFCADGFVQALVYEFFPIGSLQDFISSADSKNSFLGWDKLQDIALGIAKGIEYLHQGCDLRILHFDIKPHNVLLDQNFTPKISDFGMAKLCSKDQSLVSMTTARGTMGYIAPEVFSRNFGNVSYKADVYSFGMLLLEMVGGRKNIGSITDNTTNEIYYPQWIYNLLGEGDDLRIHIGEEGDGKISKKLAIIGLWCIQWHPSDRPSMKIAVQMLEGGGESLSMPPNPFVPTGSTTRNARRLELEAIAELE; translated from the exons ATGCAGAAATTGATCATCTCTTCCTTTTGCATATTGATACTGGTTTTCTTCAAACTAGTTGAAGCAAGTCAATATGTGTGCGCGAAATCCAACTGTAGCAATGATCAAAGCGGGGCTATCCATTTCCCATTAAACATCAGGCGCACACATCATTGTGGTAATTCTGGGCTTGAATGCAATGGGAGATATGAACAGCAAATactaataaaattatttgtcaaAGACATAGATTACAAGCGTCAGGAAATCCAAGTCTATTCCCCAAGTAACTGCCTGCTGCTAAAGCATGTTGAAATCCCAAACATGCCACCCTCTCCCTTCAACGTGTCAGTCGATGACTACATGAGTAACCTTACCTTATTCAGTTGTCCTACTTCTTTTGCAAGACGAGATACGGATGTGTATCAAGTCCCCTGCCTCGGCGACCGTGGCAAGAGAACTTATGCCATTTATTCTGATTATGGTTTTAGAACTCTCTTCCGGAATCTACAATCTTGTACAAAAATGTATGATGTTTTATCAGTTCCAATACCCTCTGAATATTATGTTCTTCGTTTCAAATGGTCTATACCAAATTGCAGAAAATGTGGAGAGGGAAAGAGGTGTGAATGGCAGAacaatgaaattaaatgtatTCAATGGAGGAAACCAA GCAACACATGGAAATTAGTGGTCACAGGGGGAATCCTGGGTTCTTTGCTTCTTGTTCTACTGATGATTGCAGCATATCGGGTATATAGCGTtgatagaaagaaaaaagagattCGATTACGAATTGAAAGATTCTTGGAGGATTACAAAGCACTCAAACCAAGCAGATACTCGTACGCAGATATTAAGAGGATTACAAATCAATTCAAGGACAAGTTGGGCAAAGGAGCCTATGGAACTGTCTTCAAAGGAATGCTCTCTTCTGAATTCTTTATTGCTGTCAAAGTCCTCAACAGTTCCAAGGGAGATGGGGAAGAGTTCGTAAATGAAGTGCGAACGATGGGTCATATCCACCACGTAAACGTGGCTCGCTTGGTTGGATTTTGTGCTGATGGATTTGTACAAGCTCTTGTTTACGAGTTCTTCCCCATTGGTTCCCTGCAGGATTTCATTTCATCTGCAGATAGTAAGAATTCATTTCTTGGTTGGGATAAGCTGCAAGATATTGCCCTAGGCATAGCCAAAGGAATTGAATATCTTCACCAGGGATGCGATCTACGAATCCTGCATTTCGACATCAAACCCCATAATGTTTTGCtagaccaaaacttcactccaAAAATTTCTGATTTTGGTATGGCCAAGTTATGTTCCAAGGATCAAAGCTTGGTGTCCATGACTACAGCTAGGGGGACCATGGGCTACATTGCACCTGAAGTGTTCTCCAGGAATTTCGGAAATGTGTCTTACAAGGCAGATGTCTATAGCTTTGGAATGCTGCTGCTTGAGATGGtaggaggaaggaagaatatTGGTTCAATCACGGATAACACTACAAATGAAATTTACTATCCACAGTGGATTTATAATCTTCTAGGGGAAGGGGATGACCTACGAATCCACATTGGGGAAGAAGGAGACGGTAAAATTTCAAAGAAACTTGCAATTATAGGGCTATGGTGTATCCAGTGGCACCCGTCGGATCGTCCTTCCATGAAAATAGCGGTTCAGATGttagaaggaggaggagaaagcTTGAGTATGCCGCCTAATCCCTTTGTGCCTACTGGTTCTACAACTAGGAATGCAAGACGCCTAGAGCTAGAAGCTATTGCTGAATTAGAGTAA